The Klebsiella aerogenes KCTC 2190 region AGAAATAAAACAGCACCGGCGCGTTCATGGATTGCTGCAGCGTCTGCTGCAGGTTGGCTTCGGTAATATTGACAATATTCTGTTCGGACATGAGCGTATCTCGTTGGTCGATTTCTGTTTTAGATGGGGGCGACATTCAGCGCTTCAACTCAGCCCTGGATAATTTTGTCCATCGCACGGGCCGGTAGCAGGCGTTTTAACCAGCCTACCGCGTGGGTGACCAGCGTCACCGGATAGCGCAGTTTCGGCTTGTCGCTGACGAAGGCGTGACGCACTTTTTCCACCACCGCCTCCGGGCCGAGCGTAAAGCGCGCGGCAATACCGGGGTTTTCTACCGTCTTGTCGCCGGTCTGGTTAACATTGTTGGTAAAGCGGGTGCGGATTGGTCCAGGCTCAATCAGGCTGACTTTTATGCCACTGTGGCGGAGTTCCATGCGCAGCGCATCGGACCACGCCTCCAGCGCGTATTTACTGGCGGCATAGGCGCCGCGGCCGGGGCTGGAAATCAGCCCCATCACCGAAGAGGTCATGACGATGCGGCCCTCGCCGTGAGGCTGCATAGCGGGCAGCAGCAGCATGGTGAGCTGGTGGGCGCCGAAAAAGTTAGCAGAAAACTGCTGTTCCATCTGCTGACGGCTGATGGTGGTGAGCGGGCCGTAGACGCCGTAGCCAGCATTATTGAACAGGCCATACAGGCGGTTCTCGGTCAGCGCGATGACCTCGGCGGCGGCATTTTCGACGCTTTGCGGATCATCGAGATCCAGCAAAATACCGGTCAGACCCAGCTCCTGCATACGGGCGACATCCTCCCCCTTACGGCAGGCGGCCAGTACCCGGAAGCCCTGGCGCTTTAAATCAAGCGCGCTTTCGAGGCCAATTCCGCTGGAACATCCTGTAACTAAAACCGATTTTTGCATAACTTTACCTGTGAATGACTCCCGGCGTTCAGGAGTCATGATTAACTAAGGGAGCCAACCGGGTTGCCATCCAGTCGGCAATAAACGGTTGCGCATCGCGATTAGGATGAATGCCGTCGTCCTGCATCCATTGTGGCTTGAGATAAACCTCCTCCATAAAAAAGGGCAGCAGAGGAATATCGAACTCTTTGGCCAGCTGCGGATAAATCGCGCTAAAGGCTTCATTATAACGGCGCCCATAGTTGGCGGGCAGGCGTATTTGCATCAGTAGCGGTTGGGCCTTCGCCGCTTTGATATCCTGAATAACGGTGCGTAGCGTCTGCTCCGTTTGCTGCGGCGGGAAACCGCGCAGCCCGTCGTTGCCGCCCAGTTCCACCAGCACCCAGCGCGGTTGGTGCTGCTTCAGTAGCGCCGGCAGGCGCGCCAGGCCCTGCTGCGATGTATCGCCGCTGATACTGGCATTGACCACCGTCGTTTTGGCCTGCCACTTATCATTGAGCAGAGCAGGCCAGGCAGTATTCGCCGCCATCCGATAGCCGGCGCTCAGGCTATCGCCAAGCACTAACAGCGTATCCGCCGCCATTGCGCGGCAGGTAAACAGAACCATAAACAGGAAAGGCAAATGCCAGCGGAAAACATACTTGAAGTTCATCATCTTAAGAAATCCGTCGGTCAGGGAGAGCATCAGCTGTCCATCCTTACCGGAGTTGAGCTGGTTGTCAAACCGGCGCAAACCATCGCCCTGATTGGCGAGTCCGGTTCCGGGAAATCCACGCTGCTGGCGATTCTCGCCGGGCTTGACGACGGCAGCAGCGGCGAAGTGTCTCTTCTGGGGCAGCCGCTGCATCAAATGGATGAAGAGGCGCGCGCGAGGCTACGCGCAAAGCACGTAGGCTTTGTCTTTCAATCGTTTATGTTGATTCCGACGCTAAACGCCCTTGAGAACGTCGAGCTGCCGGCATTGCTGCGCGGCGCCAGCGATAGCCAGAGCCGTGGCGATGCGCGCGCGCTGCTTGAACAACTGGGGCTTGGCAAACGGCTGCACCATTTGCCGGCGCAGCTTTCCGGCGGCGAGCAGCAGCGAGTGGCGCTGGCCCGCGCCTTTAACGGCCGTCCGGCGCTGCTGTTTGCCGATGAGCCGACCGGCAATCTCGACCGTCACACCGGCGATAAAATCGCCGATCTGCTGTTCTCGCTCAACCGCGAACACGGTACCACGCTGATTCTGGTGACCCACGATCCGCTACTGGCGGCGCGCTGCGATCGTCGCTTACGCCTGGTGGATGGCAAGCTGCAGGAGGAAGCATGATAGCCCGCTGGTTCTGGCGCGAATGGCGCTCGCCTTCGCTGCTCATCGTCTGGTTGGCATTAAGCATGGCGGTGGCCTGCGTGCTGGCGCTGGGCTCAATCAGCGACCGTATGGAAAAAGGGCTTAGCCAGCAAAGCCGCGAATTCATGGCCGGGGATCGCACCCTGCGCAGTTCACGCGAAGTGCCTGCCGAGTGGCTCGCCCAGGCGCGTACGCTAGGGTTAACCGTCGGCGAACAGCTGAACTTCGCCACCATGACTTTCGCTGTAGATACCCCGCAGCTGGCGGACGTGAAGGCGGTTGATGATACTTATCCGCTGTACGGCACGCTGGAGACCGCACCGGCGAGATTAAAACCGCAGCGCGGCAGCGTCCTGCTGGCGCCAAGGCTGATGGCATTACTGAACCTGAAAACCGGCGATAACATTGACGTTGGCGACGCCACCTTGCGCATCGCTGGCGAGGTCATTCAGGAGCCGGACGCCGGATTCAACCCCTTCCAGATGGCGCCGCGGCTAATGATGAATATCGCCGACGTGGCGAAAACCGGCGCGGTACAGCCCGGCAGCCGCGTCTCCTGGCGCTATAAATTCGCGGGTAGCGCACAGCAGCTGGCGGCTTACGAGCGGTGGCTGCTGCCGAAGCTTGGCGCGGAACATCGCTGGATTGGCCTGGAGCAGGATGATAGCGCGTTGGGTAAATCGCTGGAGCGCTCGCAGCAATTTTTACTGCTGTCCGCGTTACTAACGTTGCTGCTGGCGGTCGCCGCGGTAGCGGTAGCGATGGGCCATTACTGCCGCAGCCGCTACGATTTGGTCGCCATCCTTAAGACGCTGGGCGCCGGGCGGGCGCAACTGCGTAAACTTATCGTCGGTCAGTGGCTAATGTTGCTGGTGCTGGCCGTGGTGGCGGGGGGCGCGATGGGGCTGCTGCTGGAAAAAGCCCTGCTGCTGATGCTTAAACCGGTGCTGCCTGCCGCGCTGCCGCCCGCCAGCGGCTGGCCGTGGTTGTGGGCTATCGGCGCGATGGTGGTGATTTCGCTACTGGTCGGCTGGCGGCCGTACCGGCTGCTGCTGGCGACTCTGCCACTGCGGGTATTGCGGCAAGATGTGGTGGCTAACGTCTGGCCGCTAAAACACTATATTCCGGTGGTTTGCGCGGTGGTTGTCGGCGGACTGGCATGGCTGATGGGCGGTAGCCCGCTGCTGTGGTCGGTGTTGGTCGGGGCGCTGGTACTGGCGCTGTTGTGCGGGCTGGTAGGCTGGGCCTTGCTGTGGTTGCTCAAGCGCTTAACGCTGAAAGCGTTACCGTTGCGCCTGGCGGTGAATCGCCTGTTGCGCCAGCCGTGGTCAACGCTGAGCCAACTGGCGGCGTTTTCACTGTCGTTTATGCTGCTGGCTCTGCTGTTGGTGTTACGCGGCGATTTGCTCGAACGCTGGCAGCAGCAGCTGCCGCCGGAAAGCCCGAACTACTTCCTGATTAATATCGCACCCGAACAGGTAGTGCCGGTGAAGACATTCCTTGCCGAACACCAGACCCGGGCGGCGGAGTTTTACCCCATCGTGCGCGCGCGGCTGACGCAGATTAACGGTCAAACCACCGAGGGCAATAAAGACGAAGCGCTAAACCGCGAGCTTAATCTCACCTGGAGCGAGCAGCGCCCGGATCATAATCCGCTGGTGGCCGGCAGTTGGCCGCCGAAGGCGGGCGAGGTGTCGATTGAAGAGGGGCTGGCGCAGCGGTTGGGCGTCAGGATCGGTGATAGCGTCACCTTTACCGGCGACACTCAGCAATTTAACGCTAAGGTGACCAGCGTGCGCAAAGTTGACTGGGAGAGCCTGCGGCCAAACTTCTTCTTTATTTTCCCGCCAGGGGCGCTGGATGGGCAGCCGCAAAGCTGGCTCACCAGCTTCCGCTGGGATAATGGCAACGCGATGCTGACCCAGCTTAATCGCGAATTCCCCACCGTTAGCCTGCTGGATATCGGCGCCATCCTGCGCCAGGTAGGCCAGGTGTTGACGCAGGTAAGTCGCGCGCTGGAGGTCATGGTGGTGCTGGTCACCGCCTGCGGCGTGCTATTGCTGCTGGCTCAGGTGCAGGTCGGGATGCGTCAGCGGCATCAGGAGCTGGTCGTCTGGCGGACGCTGGGGGCCGGTAAAAACTTGCTACGTACCACGCTGTGGGCGGAGTTCGCTCTGCTTGGCGTGGTGTCGGGGCTGGTGGCGGCCATTGGCGCCGAGGTGGCGCTGGCGATGCTGCAAACCAAAGTGTTTGATTTTCCATGGACGCCGGACTGGCGGCTGTGGGTTATGCTGCCATTATCCGGCGCTATATTATTATCGTTGTGCGGCGGATGGTTGGGATTACGCTTATTAAAAGGAAAAGCGTTATTCCGACAATTTAACCAGTAAATAGATTTCATTTTTATGAAGCGCCGCGCAATTTCGCGGCGCTTTTATTTTAACGGCACAAAATGATAATTCCTTGATTTTTAAGCGCACAAAACATTAAAAACCCAACAACACGTCGTGCTAATTCGCAGTTAATATTCAACTGGCAAATATAAGGTTGCTTATTACTCAAGGAAAAAGCATGGCACATAAAATAAAAGCGCTGGCGATCTCGATCAGCGCAGCATTAGCGTTAACCTCTTTTGCATCCCAGGCTGAGATTACGCTGCTGAAACAAGATCCGCAGGCGGGCGATCCGTTAAGCCGCCTTAACTTTACCGTCGGCGGCAGTATTCGTCCGCAGTTCAACATGATGACCGGCGATGGCGATAAAGGTTCCTACAAGCGTAACGGTTTCGACGGCGGCACCCGTTTCCGCTTTGCGGCTGATTACTATCTGTTTGATGATATTAGCTGGATCAGCTACTACGAATTGGGCGTGAATATTCCGGCGCTGTTCGATTGGGACAATCACTACGCGGAAGGGGCGAACAATACCACCCGCCGTATGCTTTATACCGGTCTGAAGAGCGATACCTGGGGGACATTAACCTACGGTCAGCAGAACAGTATTTACTATGATGTCGTCGGCGTGAAAACCGATATCTGGGACTACGATATGATCGGTCAGGCTCCGGGTAACGGTATTAACGGCGACTACGATGGTTCTTATCGTTCACGCAATATGTTGAAATATAAGAAAACCGTCGGTGATGTCGATCTGTACGGATCCTATCTGTTTGAAGATAGCGAGTATTTGCCGGGCGATGGTCTGCGCTACAAACGTAAAGGCGGCGGGTCTATCGGCGTGGATTACCACATCATGAAGGACCTGACCTGGGGTACCGCGTGGAACTACACCCGCGCCGAAATGCGCGACCCGTCAAGCTCCGATAGCAAAACCTACGACCAGAATATTGTCGGTACCGCGCTGAGCTGGACTCCGGATAACTGGACCTTCTCCTTCGGCGGCGGCTGGTATCAGAACTTCCTGACTACCAAGAAAACCAATGTGCATGATTACTTCGCCGGCGATGCCTGGGGTATTGAATACTTTGCCGGCTATAAATTCCCGATCAATCAATACGCTGTTAAATCTATTCAGCCGTACTTTATGGGCGACCGTCTGGAGTACGTGAATGGCCGCAACTACCAGCGTATTGATAACGGTTTGGGTGTTAGCTTCCAGCTGGATTACGGTTTCCGTGTTGATTACGAGCACGTGTTTACCTCCAGCACCGATGATCTGGGCGATATGAACCTGGTGCGTCTGCGCTACGACTTCTGACGATGAGTCGCCGCAAGCCGGGAATTTCCCCGGCTTGCGCTGCGCTAAGCCGGGCTACCAAATCGCACAGCGCTGTAGCCCCGGTAAGCGGCAGCGCCACCGGGGATTTTGAGATCACCAGTGGGAGTAGCCCGGGTAAGGCGCCAGCCGCTACCCGGGAAACCGTCTGGTTGGGGGAGCTACTTCGCCAGCCAGGCGGCGACCTCCTGCCAGTTGCCGCGAAAAATAATTTTCCCGGCTTTTTTCCCCAACTGATAGCGATACATTGGGTCGTAGTATTCATTTAACAGCGGGACCAGCCAGGCGAAGTGAGCTTCGGTACTGGCGGTACGCTGTTGCTGCAACAATGCCGCGTCGAGTAGTTCGGTTAACTGAGCAAAGCGCTGTAGCCCCAGCCGACGCCGGATGGCAAACAGCCCGTGATGCAGATACTCGCTATATTCCTGCCAGCCTTTCTCTTCGCCATAGGCGGCAATAAAGTCGCGGTGCATACGATCGAAGTACTCTTCACGCAACCGCTCCAGACGAACGTCAAACGGATCTTCCACCACCGCCAGCGGCGATTGCGCCATGCGGATACGCAGACACTCCGGCAGGTGGTTCGCGCCAATCATATGGCCTTCATCTTCCAGCACCCAACGTGTTTGTTGTTCAGCCTTTTTAAGCAGGGAGACCGCCAGATGGTTTTCGAACGTCGCCTGCGGGTGTTGCTGCTGCAACGTACGGCCAAATGACGAACCGCGGTGGTGGGCGTGACCTTCAAGATCGATACCGTCCGGGCGCGAGCAAACCAACTGGGTTTTGCCATTGCCGGTGCAGCCGCCAATCAGCACGATAGGGCGCTGTACCAGCTCCTCGGTAGCCTGTATTGCCGCCTGGCGTAGCGCTTTGTAGCCGCCGACAATCAGCGGATAATCGACGCCTGCTTCACGCATCCACTGCTGCACGATATGCGAGCGCTGGCCGCCGCGGGCGCAGCACAGATAGCCCTGTGGATAGCGGGCGCAGGCCGACAGCCACGCCTTGAGGCGGCTGGCGCGCAGGTCGCCATCGACCAGTTTATGTCCGAGGGCTAATGCCGCTTCCGGCCCCTGGCGCTTGTAACAGGTGCCGACGGCGGCGCGTTCATCATCGTTCATCAGCGGCAGGTTAATCGCCGCGGGCATCGCGCTTTGCTGAAATTCCACCGGCGCGCGGACGTCGATAAGCGGCGTATCCGCGCTGAGGATGGCGCGATAGTGTGTCCCATTTTCCATGGGTCGTCCTTTTGAGTTAAAACCGGGATGTGCTTACTGCGAGGTGGGGATTCTACGCGCCGAAGGGCATGCCGGGGAAGGGGATAGATCAAATCCCCGGCACGAATGGCTTAATTAAGCTGCGACTGCGCCCAGAAAACGCCGCTGGCGTATTCGGCTGGCAGGAGCGGTTTCAGCGCTTCCAGCGTGGCGCTCAGGCGATCGGTATCGCTGTCGGTCAGATTCAGGTGCCCGACTTTACGCCCCGGACGAACTTCTTTGTCGTACCAGTGCAGATGTACCAGCGGCAGTTTCAGCCAGTCGTAGTTCAGATCGCTGCCGATCAGGTTGATCATCACCGATGGGCTGTTGACCACCGGCGGCGGCAGCGGCAAATCGGTAATGGCGCGCAGGTGCAGTTCAAACTGGCTAATGGAAGCCCCGTTCTGTGTCCAGTGGCCGCTGTTGTGCACGCGCGGCGCCAGTTCGTTGATCAGCAGTCCCTCGGCGGTGACGAAGCACTCCATGGCCATCACGCCCACGTAGTCGAGCTCGTTCATGATCGCCGTCAGCATGCTTTCGGCCTGCGCCTGCTGGCGCGCATTGGCCTGCGGGAAGGCGACGCTGGCGCGCAGAATGCCGTCCTGGTGCAGGTTGCGGGTCAGCGGATAAAACACCGTGCTGCCGTCGCGGCCGCGGGCACCAACCAGCGACACTTCGCCGGAGAAATTAATCCCCTGCTCGACGATACACTCGCCGTAATTATCATCCGGCAGTTGTGCGGTTTCGTTCTCGCGTAGACGCCACTGCCCGCGGCCATCGTAGCCGCCGACGCGGCGCTTGACGATAGCCAGTTCGCCCAGACGGGCAAACACGGCGGGCCACTCGCTTTTATCCGCCAGTAGTTGCCACGGCGCGGTGGCGAGGCCAAGTTTGTCGAACAACTGTTTCTGGGTCAGGCGGTCGGCGATGATCGGAAAAACGTCGCGGTTGACGAAAGCCGGATGGCGCGCCAGTTCGCGGGTCAGGGCTGTTTCCGGCCAGCGTTCGATTTCAGCGGTGATGACGCTTTGCTGGAATGGCACCGCTTCCGGGTCGGCTTCCAGGCCAACCGGCCAGACGGCGATGCCCAGCGGTTCACCGGCCTGACGCAGCATGCGGCCTAACTGTCCGTTACCGAGGACGCAAACCTGTTTCATGCCGCACCTCGCGGGTCCGGGTTATCCAGCACCTCATCGGTTTGCGCCTGACGCCAGGCGCTCAGACGCTGGTGCAGTTCGGCATCATGCTGGGCGAGAATTTGCGCGGCGAGCAGGGCGGCGTTAGCGGCGCCGGCTTTGCCGATGGCCAGCGTGCCGACCGGGATGCCGCGGGGCATTTGAACGATAGAGTAGAGGCTGTCAACGCCGCTTAATGCCGCGCTCTGAACCGGCACGCCAAGCACCGGCACCAGAGTTTTCGCTGCAATCATGCCCGGCAAATGCGCCGCGCCGCCCGCACCGGCGATGATCACCTGATAACCGTTGCTTTCGGCGCTTTCGGCGAAGCTAAACAATTTATCGGGCGTACGGTGGGCGGAAACCACTTCAACATGGTGCGGAACGTTCAGGGTATCAAGGATTTCTGCGGCGAACTGCATGGTAGCCCAGTCGCTTTTGGACCCCATCACGATGGCGATACGCGCCGGATTATTGCGGGAAGACATGCGTCTGAAAACTCCTGTGGGTGTGCTTCACACTGCTTTAGAGGCCACAGAGAATAGCACGATATCCCGGCAAGGAAAACGGTTGCGTCGGCGGAAATACAGGGAAATCGTTGGCGAAATTAAAACGGGAAATAGATGAGTTCGACGCCGTCGGCGCTGACTTTCACCATTGACCCTTCGCTGTGCCACGCGCCGAGGACCACGCGCCACGCGGGCTGACCGTTGGCCAGCAGTTCATGGACGGCCGGGCGATGGGTATGGCCGTGAATCAGCCACTGCACCTGATGCCGCTCCATCGCGTCAACGACCGCCTGCGGATTCACATCCATAATTTCCATCGATTTGCTGCTGTTGGCGGCTTTGCTATCGGCGCGCATTTTGGCGGCGATGCGGCGGCGGATAAACAGCGGCAGGGCGAGAAACAGACGTTGGATCCACGGGGTATGGACTTTAGCGCGAAACACCAGGTAACCGGGGTCGTCGGTACATAAAGTGTCGCCATGCATAATCAACACTTCACGGCCATAGAGATCCAGCCGCTCTTCTTCAGCGAGCAGGATCATGCCGCTCTGGCGGGCGAAGCGCTGACCGACGAGAAAATCGCGGTTGCCGTGGATGAAGTAGCAGGGAACGCCGGCGTCAACGACGGCTTTGATGGCCGAAGCGATTTGCTGATGCAGCGGGTTCGGATCGTCATCGCCGATCCACGCCTCGAACAGATCGCCAAGGATATACAGGGCGTCAGCCTGACGGGCTTCCCCCTGTAAAAAACGCAGAAAACCGGCGGTGATCGCCGGTTCTTCTGTTTGCAGATGCAGGTCTGCAATAAAAAGTGTCGCCACGAATTATTCGCTGACGGTGACGCTTTTGATGACAACGTCTTCTTTCGGCACATCCTGGTGCATGCCGCTGCGGCCGGTGGCAACCGCTTTGATTTTGTCGACCACGTCCATACCTTCAACCACTTCGGCAAAGACGCAGTAGCCCCAACCCTGCAGGCTTTCGCCAGAGAAGTTCAGGAAGTCGTTGTCGACCACGTTGATGAAGAACTGCGCGGTGGCGGAGTGCGGGGCCTGAGTACGGGCCATCGCCAGGGTACCACGGGTATTTTTCAGACCGTTGTTAGCTTCGTTCTGAATCGGAGATTTGGTCGCTTTCTGATTCATGCCCGGCTCAAAGCCGCCGCCCTGAATCATGAAGCCGTTGATAACACGGTGGAAAATGGTGTTGTCGTAGAAACCTTCGCGGCAGTAGTCCAGGAAGTTTTTAACTGTTTCCGGCGCTTTGTCGTCAAACGTTTTGATTACGATATCGCCATGATTGGTGTGGAAAGTAACCATTTTTGCATCCTGTTCCGATGATTGTAGTGCTGAACCCAAGGTTGGGTATGACATAGGTGGCTGTTATAGCATAACCGCGGGGGTCGATGCACCTTGCAATGTGTGCTGCTTCCGGTTTGAATTAGGGTTAGAATAAGCGACTTATATCCACACACGTCTACACGGAATCTTCGATGTTAAAAATTTTTAATACACTGACGCGCCAAAAAGAAGAATTTAAACCTATTCATGCCGGGGAAGTTGGCATGTACGTGTGTGGAATTACCGTTTACGATCTCTGTCATATCGGCCATGGCCGCACCTTCGTCTCCTTCGACGTTGTCGCTCGCTATCTGCGCTTCCTTGGTTACAAGCTGAAGTACGTGCGCAACATTACCGATATCGACGATAAAATCATTAAGCGCGCTAATGAAAATGGCGAAAGCTTTGTCGCGCTGGTCGATCGCATGATCGCCGAAATGCATACAGATTTTGACGCTCTGAACATTCTGCGCCCGGACAACGAGCCGCGCGCCACCCACCATATCGCTGAAATTATCGAAATCACCGAGCAGCTGATCGCCCGCGGTCACGCTTATGTGGCGGATAACGGCGACGTGATGTTCGACGTGCCGACCGACCCTAACTACGGTCTGCTATCGCGCCAGGATCTCGACCAGCTGCAGGCGGGCGCTCGTGTCGACGTGGTTGACGTCAAGCGTAACCCAATGGACTTCGTCCTGTGGAAGATGTCAAAAGAGGGCGAGCCGAGCTGGCCGTCACCGTGGGGTGAAGGGCGTCCAGGCTGGCACATTGAATGCTCGGCGATGAACTGCAAACAGCTGGGTAATCACTTTGATATTCACGGCGGCGGTTCGGATCTGATGTTCCCGCATCACGAAAACGAAATCGCGCAATCGACCTGCGCCCACGACGGCGAATACGTCAACTACTGGATGCACTCCGGAATGGTGATGGTCGATCGCGAGAAAATGTCGAAATCGCTGGGTAACTTCTTTACCGTCCGCGACGTGCTGAAGTACTACGATGCCGAAACCATCCGCTACTTCCTGATGTCCGGCCACTATCGCAGCCAGCTGAACTACAGCGAAGAGAACCTCAAGCAGGCGCGTTCGGCGCTGGAGCGTCTGTACACCGCGCTGCGCGGGACCGACAAATCCGCGCAGCCTGCCGGCGGCGAAGCCTTCGAAGCGCGCTTTATTGAAGCGATGGATGACGACTTCAATACCCCGGAAGCCTACTCGGTGCTGTTCGATATGGCGCGTGAAGTGAACCGCCTGAAAACGGAAGACGCGGCGGCCGCGAACGCGCTGGCGGCCCATATGCGTAAGCTCTCTTCGGTGCTGGGGCTGCTTGAGCAGGAGCCGGACGCTTTCCTGCAGAGCGGCGCGCAGGCCGATGATGGCGAAGTGGCGGAAATCGAAAGGCTTATTCAACAGCGTCTGGATGCGCGTAAAGCGAAAGACTGGGCGGCGGCGGATG contains the following coding sequences:
- the cysS gene encoding cysteine--tRNA ligase, with translation MLKIFNTLTRQKEEFKPIHAGEVGMYVCGITVYDLCHIGHGRTFVSFDVVARYLRFLGYKLKYVRNITDIDDKIIKRANENGESFVALVDRMIAEMHTDFDALNILRPDNEPRATHHIAEIIEITEQLIARGHAYVADNGDVMFDVPTDPNYGLLSRQDLDQLQAGARVDVVDVKRNPMDFVLWKMSKEGEPSWPSPWGEGRPGWHIECSAMNCKQLGNHFDIHGGGSDLMFPHHENEIAQSTCAHDGEYVNYWMHSGMVMVDREKMSKSLGNFFTVRDVLKYYDAETIRYFLMSGHYRSQLNYSEENLKQARSALERLYTALRGTDKSAQPAGGEAFEARFIEAMDDDFNTPEAYSVLFDMAREVNRLKTEDAAAANALAAHMRKLSSVLGLLEQEPDAFLQSGAQADDGEVAEIERLIQQRLDARKAKDWAAADAARDRLNEMGIVLEDGPQGTTWRRK